The following proteins are co-located in the Blochmannia endosymbiont of Camponotus sp. genome:
- the bamA gene encoding outer membrane protein assembly factor BamA → MKRIFIAFLLIISNVAHSADTTISKILFNGLKRIALDTVLFNLPLKIGAIINDEDIANSIKVLFSTGYFEEITISNNEKGIIIIQVKERPVIDNVNFHGNKIITEDVIKKTLNAKKIQSGEPFNECSIFELKRELDNLYHNFGKFTATTKITVIPLSRNRVNLKIIFTEGKTAKVQQINIFGNHAFHTKKLLSQFKLYRKIKWRPILSNKQYQQQKLFHDLEELRNFYLNHGYAKFHIDETQIDLTPNKKYIYLSLYINEGMQYTFDSVKLHGNILDYFPNIEEYMRIFPGELYSKNKIQEIERNIRYVLSKHGYIQPIISIEPDINDNNKAIKLYVYVDIGRHFYVREVRFEGNNITKDEVIRREIHQTEQMQLDYTRIVQAQDRLRRLCYFKTVNTRIAYVSDALNQIDIIYKVEERNTGNLNLSVGFGTESGINLQFGMYQENVLGSGNSIAVASTKNHYQTYAEISSVQPYCGVNNISVGGKIFFNDLNTNKTGLSDYNLKNCGININCSYPIIEYNTFNIGLNYISNYLSKVAPQVAIWRYLKSTKIHPKMSINNKFLDDTINFHTNDFLLVSGWTFDNLNHAYFPTYGVRANVSSTLTLPGSNNQYYKILINCNSYMPFDQYYNWIIMNSIYAGYCGSIHKKENPFYDNFYAGGIGTIRGFRLNSIGPKAAYYHCNDSSQNYTTCAIKNSQDTVGGNAITLFKTELIIPITYFNIQHSDIVRISLFLDTGTVWDTFWKNTEATQKAGIVDYSIPSNIRISSGIALKWVSPVGPVIFSYSKLIKKYLGDIEEPFQFSIGKTW, encoded by the coding sequence ATGAAAAGAATATTTATAGCATTCTTATTGATAATTAGTAATGTAGCACACAGCGCTGATACAACCATAAGCAAAATTCTTTTTAACGGATTAAAAAGAATTGCTTTAGATACAGTATTGTTCAATTTGCCTTTAAAAATTGGAGCTATTATTAATGATGAAGATATTGCTAATAGTATTAAAGTGTTATTTTCTACAGGATATTTTGAAGAAATCACAATATCTAATAATGAAAAAGGAATTATTATAATCCAAGTGAAAGAACGTCCAGTAATTGATAATGTTAATTTTCATGGGAATAAAATAATTACAGAAGATGTAATAAAAAAAACATTAAATGCAAAAAAAATACAATCAGGTGAGCCATTTAATGAATGTTCTATTTTTGAATTAAAACGAGAATTGGATAATTTATACCATAACTTTGGTAAATTTACAGCTACAACTAAAATAACAGTTATTCCTCTATCAAGAAATCGTGTTAATTTGAAAATAATATTTACTGAAGGTAAAACCGCCAAAGTACAACAAATCAATATTTTTGGTAATCATGCATTCCATACAAAAAAATTATTATCACAATTTAAATTATATAGAAAAATTAAATGGAGACCCATATTATCCAATAAACAATATCAACAACAAAAATTATTTCATGACTTAGAGGAATTACGTAATTTTTACTTAAACCATGGTTACGCTAAATTTCATATTGATGAAACACAAATCGATTTAACACCAAATAAAAAATACATTTACCTTTCTTTATATATTAATGAAGGCATGCAATATACATTTGATTCTGTAAAATTACATGGAAATATATTAGATTATTTTCCTAATATTGAGGAATACATGAGAATTTTTCCTGGAGAATTGTATAGTAAAAATAAAATTCAAGAAATAGAACGTAACATACGATACGTGTTAAGCAAACATGGTTACATTCAACCTATCATATCAATAGAACCTGACATAAATGACAACAATAAAGCAATAAAATTATATGTATATGTCGATATAGGGCGTCATTTTTATGTGCGTGAAGTACGTTTTGAAGGTAATAATATTACTAAAGATGAAGTAATTCGTAGAGAAATACATCAAACAGAACAAATGCAATTAGATTATACTCGTATTGTTCAAGCCCAAGACCGACTTAGACGTCTTTGTTACTTTAAAACTGTAAATACTCGTATTGCATATGTATCGGATGCTTTAAACCAAATCGACATTATTTACAAAGTTGAAGAACGTAATACTGGTAATTTAAATTTGAGCGTCGGATTCGGAACAGAAAGTGGTATAAATTTACAATTCGGAATGTATCAAGAAAATGTATTAGGTTCAGGCAATTCTATAGCTGTTGCTAGCACTAAAAACCATTATCAAACTTATGCTGAAATATCATCTGTACAACCTTACTGTGGCGTTAATAATATTAGCGTAGGTGGGAAAATATTTTTTAATGACTTAAATACTAACAAAACGGGTTTATCAGATTATAATTTGAAAAATTGTGGCATTAATATTAATTGCTCATATCCGATTATTGAATACAATACGTTTAATATAGGATTAAATTATATATCTAATTATTTAAGTAAAGTAGCTCCTCAAGTAGCAATATGGCGTTATCTAAAATCTACAAAAATTCATCCAAAAATGTCGATTAACAATAAATTTTTAGATGATACTATTAATTTTCATACAAATGATTTTTTATTGGTTTCAGGATGGACTTTTGATAACTTGAATCATGCTTATTTTCCTACATACGGCGTACGCGCTAATGTATCAAGTACATTAACGCTACCTGGGTCTAATAATCAATATTATAAAATACTAATTAATTGCAATAGCTATATGCCTTTCGACCAATATTATAATTGGATAATAATGAATTCTATATATGCTGGTTATTGTGGAAGTATACATAAAAAAGAAAATCCTTTTTATGATAACTTTTACGCTGGAGGCATTGGAACAATACGCGGATTTAGACTAAATAGTATAGGACCAAAAGCTGCCTATTATCATTGCAACGATTCAAGCCAAAACTATACTACATGTGCAATAAAAAACTCTCAAGATACTGTTGGCGGAAATGCAATAACTCTTTTTAAAACTGAGCTAATCATTCCTATTACATATTTTAATATACAACATTCTGATATTGTACGTATTTCTCTATTCTTAGACACAGGTACTGTATGGGATACTTTTTGGAAAAACACTGAAGCAACACAAAAAGCTGGTATTGTAGATTATAGCATTCCAAGTAATATTCGTATATCCAGTGGTATAGCCTTGAAGTGGGTATCTCCAGTTGGACCAGTGATTTTTTCTTATTCAAAATTAATAAAAAAATATCTTGGAGATATAGAAGAACCATTTCAATTTAGTATCGGAAAAACATGGTAA